A stretch of Natronococcus sp. CG52 DNA encodes these proteins:
- a CDS encoding DUF5817 domain-containing protein: protein MYAVVGCSECSNLWIIEGRSETTQCPRCGSRKAYEKRKKFVETDDADHARDVRASMLANRQGEGDAFAKLDSFGDLEDDVADGVVSDEEYLEGSGLDVDEVEAAGDRDPRGSTRSGSKKEIVERALEELDRPTEDEVADYAGEHGVSAEYVGNALEKLARRGEVSESRGRYRRL, encoded by the coding sequence ATGTACGCCGTCGTCGGCTGCAGCGAGTGTTCGAACCTCTGGATCATCGAGGGCCGCTCGGAGACTACGCAGTGTCCCCGCTGTGGCTCCCGGAAGGCCTACGAGAAGCGCAAGAAGTTCGTCGAGACCGACGACGCCGACCACGCCCGCGACGTTCGGGCGTCGATGCTCGCGAACCGGCAGGGAGAGGGCGACGCCTTCGCGAAACTCGACTCGTTCGGCGACCTCGAGGACGACGTCGCGGACGGCGTCGTCAGCGACGAGGAGTACCTCGAGGGGTCCGGACTGGACGTCGACGAGGTCGAGGCGGCCGGCGACCGCGACCCGCGCGGATCGACTCGAAGCGGCAGCAAGAAGGAGATCGTCGAGCGTGCGCTCGAGGAACTCGACCGACCGACCGAGGACGAGGTCGCCGACTACGCCGGCGAGCACGGGGTGTCGGCCGAGTACGTTGGGAATGCACTCGAGAAACTCGCGAGACGCGGCGAGGTGAGCGAGAGTCGCGGCCGGTACCGGCGGCTCTGA
- the nadA gene encoding quinolinate synthase NadA, which produces MVKMQTTELETDLSLFKYDNLEQLPSEYRTLEESERTERIEAALETLGDDVVILGHNYQRREIVEHADFVGDSYQLSKEAASADAEYVIFGGVTFMAESADIITDDDQTVILPSMEASCPMAGMAEALQVDSAWAEITAVAPGAEIIPITYMNSYADLKAFCASQGGLVCTSSNAHRAFEYAFERGDKVLFLPDKHLGENTSHRLGMEDRIAEWDPWDPDGKDADEVAESDIILWDGYCQVHERFRVDHIDRVRADHEGANVIVHPECRREVVEAADRAGSTAAICETVENADPGDTWAVGTEIHLTNHLQRWHPEVNVLPLCGDACMDCNAMRQIDPNYLTWVLEELVAGRERNVIEVAPEEKELAGVALDRMLEI; this is translated from the coding sequence ATGGTGAAGATGCAAACCACAGAACTTGAAACCGATCTAAGCCTGTTCAAGTACGATAATCTTGAGCAACTCCCATCCGAATACCGCACGCTCGAAGAATCGGAGCGAACGGAGCGAATCGAGGCCGCGCTCGAGACCCTCGGCGACGACGTCGTCATCCTCGGGCACAACTACCAGCGGCGAGAGATCGTCGAGCACGCCGACTTCGTCGGTGACTCCTACCAGCTTTCGAAGGAAGCCGCCAGCGCGGATGCCGAGTACGTGATCTTCGGCGGCGTCACGTTCATGGCCGAGAGCGCGGACATCATCACCGACGACGACCAGACCGTCATCCTCCCGAGTATGGAGGCCTCCTGCCCGATGGCGGGGATGGCCGAGGCGCTCCAGGTCGACAGCGCGTGGGCGGAGATCACCGCGGTCGCTCCCGGCGCCGAGATCATCCCGATCACCTACATGAACTCCTACGCGGACCTGAAGGCCTTCTGTGCGAGCCAGGGCGGACTCGTCTGCACGTCGTCGAACGCCCACAGAGCCTTCGAGTACGCCTTCGAACGGGGCGACAAGGTCCTCTTCTTGCCGGACAAGCACCTCGGGGAGAATACGTCTCACCGGCTGGGTATGGAAGACCGGATCGCCGAGTGGGATCCGTGGGATCCCGACGGAAAAGACGCCGACGAGGTCGCCGAGAGCGACATCATCCTCTGGGACGGCTACTGCCAGGTCCACGAGCGGTTCCGCGTGGATCACATCGACCGGGTTCGGGCCGACCACGAGGGCGCGAACGTTATCGTCCACCCCGAGTGCCGCCGCGAGGTCGTCGAGGCCGCCGACAGAGCGGGGAGTACCGCGGCGATCTGTGAGACAGTCGAGAACGCCGATCCCGGCGACACGTGGGCCGTCGGGACCGAGATCCACCTCACGAACCACCTCCAGCGCTGGCACCCCGAGGTGAACGTCCTCCCGCTCTGTGGCGACGCCTGCATGGACTGCAACGCCATGCGCCAGATCGACCCCAACTACCTCACCTGGGTGCTCGAGGAACTCGTCGCGGGTCGCGAACGCAACGTGATCGAGGTCGCACCCGAGGAGAAGGAACTCGCGGGCGTCGCCCTCGACCGCATGCTCGAGATATAA
- a CDS encoding helix-turn-helix domain-containing protein — MDTDLHAEFRLSSSSLPLVDLAAAIPDARFELQELLRPESTRPVLLCWIDADSYGTAEATLEDDPAIEAWSLFEATKSARLYRLRLAPTDVTVAIGATFIDRGTTPVRASITADGWLMRARFPDRQTLRAYRDSCTDRGIGFALERLYEPEPLRGEATLTLASLTPKQREALTLAYENGYYDIPRKTTPLELGNRLEISRRSLSERLRRAEQRLVETAMTNERLTSRTPKQS, encoded by the coding sequence ATGGACACGGACCTACACGCCGAGTTCCGCCTGTCGTCCTCGTCGCTCCCGCTGGTCGACCTCGCGGCGGCGATACCCGACGCGCGGTTCGAACTGCAGGAGCTACTCCGTCCGGAATCGACCCGGCCGGTGCTGCTCTGCTGGATCGACGCCGACTCGTACGGCACCGCCGAGGCGACACTCGAGGACGATCCGGCTATCGAGGCGTGGTCGCTGTTCGAGGCCACGAAATCCGCTCGGCTGTATCGCCTCCGGCTGGCACCGACCGACGTCACGGTCGCGATCGGCGCGACGTTCATCGACCGGGGCACGACGCCAGTTCGCGCGTCGATCACCGCCGATGGGTGGCTTATGCGGGCGCGGTTTCCCGACCGCCAGACTCTTCGGGCGTATCGCGATTCGTGTACCGATCGCGGGATCGGGTTCGCGCTCGAGCGACTGTACGAACCCGAACCGCTTCGTGGGGAGGCGACGCTAACGCTCGCGAGTTTGACCCCGAAACAGCGCGAGGCGCTGACGTTGGCGTACGAAAACGGGTACTACGACATCCCGCGGAAGACGACCCCTCTCGAGCTCGGAAATCGGCTCGAGATTTCTCGGCGGTCCCTCTCCGAGCGACTCCGCCGCGCCGAACAGCGGCTCGTTGAAACCGCAATGACGAACGAACGGCTCACGTCGCGAACGCCGAAGCAGAGCTGA
- a CDS encoding LLM class flavin-dependent oxidoreductase: MNVGLIAPGFGDDDQADVAVRAEELGYDAVWLGELWGESGVVRATEIAARTDEIGIGTAILNVYSRSPAVLASTAASLRRVSDGRFTLGLGTSTPKAIEDLHGMAFDRPVRRAHETIELVRAFTAGDGPVAYDGELLEVADFPSLDAPTPIYNAGLGRANRRVVGRLCDGWIPHNIPFSRLEEAFEVVAEAARERDRDPDEITVAPYVPSAVSEDPEEARDVLRRHLAYYVGSGEGYRRAVGTRFPDEASRIAEAWRDGDRGAAASAVTDEMVDDLGVAGTPDEAREQLERLVRVAGIDHPIVVVPDPAADEVAERTIEALAPTA; this comes from the coding sequence ATGAACGTCGGACTCATCGCACCGGGATTCGGCGACGACGATCAGGCGGACGTCGCCGTGCGCGCGGAAGAACTGGGCTACGACGCGGTCTGGCTCGGCGAACTCTGGGGCGAAAGCGGCGTCGTCCGGGCGACCGAGATCGCCGCCAGAACGGACGAGATCGGGATCGGGACGGCGATCCTGAACGTCTACTCGAGATCGCCGGCCGTGCTCGCGTCGACGGCGGCCTCGCTCCGGCGCGTCTCGGACGGCCGGTTCACGCTCGGTCTCGGGACGAGCACGCCGAAGGCGATCGAAGACCTCCACGGGATGGCGTTCGACCGGCCCGTGCGGCGCGCTCACGAGACGATCGAACTCGTCAGGGCGTTCACCGCCGGCGACGGCCCCGTCGCGTACGATGGCGAACTGCTCGAGGTGGCCGACTTCCCGTCGCTCGACGCGCCGACGCCGATCTACAACGCAGGGCTCGGGCGGGCAAACCGCCGGGTCGTCGGGCGGCTCTGCGACGGCTGGATCCCCCACAATATTCCGTTCTCCCGGCTCGAAGAGGCCTTCGAGGTCGTCGCCGAGGCGGCGCGAGAGCGGGACCGCGACCCGGACGAGATCACCGTCGCGCCGTACGTCCCGTCGGCCGTCAGCGAGGACCCCGAGGAGGCCCGCGACGTCCTTCGTCGCCACCTCGCTTACTACGTCGGCAGCGGCGAGGGATACCGCCGGGCGGTCGGCACGCGTTTTCCCGACGAAGCTAGCCGGATCGCCGAAGCGTGGCGAGACGGCGACCGAGGGGCGGCGGCGAGCGCAGTCACCGACGAGATGGTCGACGACCTGGGCGTGGCGGGAACGCCCGACGAGGCGCGCGAGCAACTCGAGCGACTCGTCAGGGTGGCGGGGATCGATCACCCGATCGTCGTGGTTCCGGATCCGGCCGCAGACGAGGTTGCGGAGCGGACGATCGAAGCCCTCGCTCCCACGGCGTAG
- the gfo6 gene encoding D-xylose 1-dehydrogenase Gfo6, translating to MRLEDTFADFARRDWERESVDGTVRIAVVGTGGFARNRALPAIADGNYCETTVLVTSAPDRARSLAEVFGASHVIDYDAFVAGDRADAYDAVYVATPNATHGEYAVAAAEHGKHVLCEKPLETTVERTREIIDACAEADVTLMTAYRLRTEPTVRRTRELVRNGVIGEVVQVHGGFSHPLLEHSGPDTWRLDPALAGGGALVDLGVYPLNTIRYLLDCDPVSVYATTHSNGEPFEAVDEHVAFQLEFPTGATASCTASFDAHGNSRLELIGTDGMISIASPFGGVVPQEIVVESGDVRAEYTGPPVDEVREEFDYFGYCVLTGTTPGPDGEDGLTDLRAIEAAYESAETRRRVSL from the coding sequence ATGCGACTCGAGGACACGTTCGCGGACTTCGCGCGCCGCGACTGGGAACGCGAATCGGTCGACGGGACGGTTCGGATCGCCGTCGTCGGTACCGGCGGCTTCGCACGCAATCGCGCCCTGCCGGCGATCGCGGACGGGAACTACTGCGAGACGACGGTTCTGGTCACGAGCGCACCCGATCGCGCGCGGTCGCTCGCCGAGGTGTTCGGCGCGTCTCACGTGATCGACTACGACGCGTTCGTTGCGGGCGACCGCGCCGACGCCTACGACGCAGTTTACGTCGCGACGCCGAACGCCACCCACGGCGAGTACGCGGTCGCCGCGGCCGAGCACGGCAAACACGTCCTCTGCGAGAAACCGCTCGAGACGACGGTCGAGCGCACCCGCGAGATCATCGACGCCTGTGCGGAGGCCGACGTGACGCTGATGACGGCCTATCGGCTCCGGACCGAACCGACGGTTCGTCGAACCCGCGAACTCGTCCGGAACGGTGTCATCGGCGAGGTCGTGCAGGTTCACGGCGGGTTCTCGCACCCGCTGCTCGAGCACTCGGGACCCGACACGTGGCGACTCGACCCCGCTCTCGCCGGCGGCGGCGCGCTGGTCGATCTCGGGGTCTATCCGCTGAACACGATCCGGTATCTGCTCGACTGCGACCCGGTGAGCGTCTACGCGACGACGCACTCGAACGGCGAGCCGTTCGAGGCGGTGGACGAACACGTCGCGTTCCAGCTCGAGTTCCCGACGGGCGCGACGGCCTCGTGTACGGCGAGCTTCGACGCCCACGGGAACAGTCGCCTCGAACTGATCGGCACCGACGGGATGATCTCGATCGCGTCGCCGTTCGGCGGAGTCGTCCCGCAGGAGATCGTCGTCGAGAGCGGCGACGTCCGCGCGGAGTACACCGGCCCGCCGGTCGACGAGGTCCGCGAGGAGTTCGACTACTTCGGCTACTGCGTACTCACGGGGACGACGCCCGGACCCGACGGGGAGGACGGACTCACGGACCTGCGCGCCATCGAGGCGGCCTACGAGTCCGCCGAGACGAGACGGCGGGTGTCGCTGTAG
- a CDS encoding L-aspartate oxidase: MTETATTPETADVLVVGSGIAGCAAALAAAREGADVLLLTKATKPGDASTDWAQGGISTTRDDPASLKRDVLEASDGTADPEAVDVLVENADDAVEDVLLDALGIEFDETVDGEFDYTREAAHSEFRILHVDAATGTHILRPFLNYVDDHERIEVRQGTAALDLVTHEGRVHGIVSDEETSGHPVFAGTTILATGGIGALYTRSTNPDDATGDGIAMAALAGANVADVEYVQFHPTAYAGDDPFLLSEALRGEGAVLRNGNGERFMEEYHPQGDLAPRDVVARAVGAEREATGEVVLDVSPLEFDDEYPAIAEKCRDRGIETDEIPVAPCEHFLCGGIDVDENGRTSLDRLYAVGECARTGVHGANRLASTSLLEGLVWGLRAGEDAVGAEPEVVDAPELRDSDPDLPERFAAEKFTRLRRTMDEYLGLERDPDEIARASAVLRRLKGEVDAYTRTRTARDLYELRNASVTALLIARAASENAESRGCHHLVTDETTIESAVDD; this comes from the coding sequence ATGACCGAAACAGCCACTACTCCGGAAACGGCGGACGTCCTCGTCGTCGGCAGCGGCATCGCGGGCTGTGCGGCCGCTCTCGCAGCGGCGCGCGAGGGAGCCGACGTGCTCTTGCTGACGAAAGCCACGAAACCCGGCGACGCCAGCACCGACTGGGCACAGGGCGGGATTTCGACGACTCGCGACGATCCGGCGAGTCTCAAACGGGACGTCCTCGAGGCCAGCGACGGCACTGCAGACCCCGAGGCAGTCGACGTGCTCGTCGAAAACGCCGACGACGCGGTCGAGGACGTCCTGCTCGACGCGCTCGGGATCGAGTTCGACGAGACTGTCGACGGCGAGTTCGACTACACGCGGGAGGCGGCCCACTCCGAGTTCCGCATCCTCCACGTCGACGCCGCAACGGGCACCCACATCCTGCGGCCGTTCCTGAACTACGTCGACGACCACGAACGCATCGAGGTGAGACAGGGTACCGCCGCGCTCGACCTCGTTACGCACGAGGGACGCGTCCACGGTATCGTCAGTGACGAGGAAACGAGTGGGCATCCCGTCTTCGCCGGTACGACGATCCTCGCGACCGGTGGGATCGGCGCGCTCTACACGCGCTCGACCAACCCCGACGACGCGACCGGCGACGGGATCGCCATGGCCGCGCTCGCGGGAGCGAACGTGGCGGACGTGGAGTACGTTCAGTTTCACCCGACGGCCTATGCAGGCGACGATCCGTTCCTGCTCTCGGAAGCGCTGCGCGGAGAGGGCGCAGTGCTCCGCAACGGCAACGGTGAACGGTTCATGGAGGAGTACCACCCGCAGGGCGACCTCGCCCCGCGGGACGTCGTCGCCCGCGCCGTTGGCGCCGAACGCGAGGCGACCGGCGAAGTCGTCCTGGACGTCAGTCCGCTCGAGTTCGACGACGAGTACCCCGCCATCGCCGAGAAGTGCCGTGATCGGGGCATCGAGACCGACGAGATCCCGGTCGCCCCCTGCGAGCACTTCCTGTGCGGCGGGATTGACGTCGACGAGAACGGGCGCACCTCGCTCGACCGACTCTACGCCGTCGGCGAGTGCGCCCGGACGGGCGTCCACGGCGCGAACCGACTCGCCAGTACGAGCCTGCTCGAGGGCCTCGTCTGGGGGCTGCGCGCCGGCGAGGATGCCGTCGGAGCGGAACCCGAGGTCGTCGACGCACCCGAACTCCGCGACAGCGACCCCGATCTGCCCGAGCGCTTCGCCGCCGAGAAGTTCACTCGCCTCCGGCGGACGATGGACGAGTACCTGGGCCTCGAGCGCGACCCGGACGAAATCGCCCGCGCGAGCGCCGTCCTTCGCCGACTCAAGGGCGAGGTCGACGCCTACACCCGGACGCGGACGGCTCGCGACCTCTACGAACTTCGAAACGCCAGCGTCACCGCGCTGTTGATCGCGCGGGCGGCGAGCGAGAACGCCGAGTCGCGGGGCTGTCACCACCTCGTGACGGACGAGACGACGATCGAATCCGCGGTGGACGACTGA
- a CDS encoding VOC family protein, with amino-acid sequence MSMITVRYIVDDVDSAIECYVDQLEFEVRMHPAPGFAALERDGCTLLLNAPGAGGAGRALPDGTRPEPGGWNRIQLTVDDLSATVERLADRGASFRNEIVTGEGGKQILLEDPAGNLVELFEPAADASDG; translated from the coding sequence ATGAGTATGATCACTGTTCGATACATCGTCGACGACGTCGATTCGGCAATCGAGTGCTACGTCGATCAACTGGAGTTCGAGGTCCGGATGCATCCGGCTCCGGGATTCGCAGCGCTCGAACGCGACGGCTGCACGCTGCTACTGAACGCGCCGGGAGCGGGCGGTGCAGGGCGAGCCCTGCCCGACGGAACGCGTCCTGAACCCGGTGGGTGGAACCGCATCCAGCTCACGGTCGACGATCTCTCCGCCACTGTCGAACGACTGGCGGACCGGGGAGCGTCGTTCCGAAACGAGATCGTAACTGGCGAGGGCGGAAAACAAATCCTGCTCGAAGATCCCGCCGGCAATCTCGTCGAATTATTCGAGCCAGCAGCGGACGCCTCCGACGGCTGA
- a CDS encoding amidohydrolase, whose protein sequence is MTEAADLVLTNAWVHSLAEGDDDPKEALAVRDGEIVRVGKAYEIEFLEGVETDAIDCEGRVVLPGFVDAHTHVENTGRFLVHADLTGASGSGECIERLSARAEESDSEWVQGFGYDESEWTGDDRAYLTRDRLDRVSDERPVVALRIDMHAASLNSVALERLADDLPEGDVRRSPAGEPTGVVVEDAAEIVRSRIAPGYDETRELVTAGLEHAAAKGVTAVHDMVRHSRSPQVYRDLEAAGELPTRVRINYWADHADSVIEVGLTTNSGSDRVRTGAIKTYTDGSIGARTAKLFEPYESDGEASVPDSGDDGEWVITPEELEGIVEQADGAGFQVTAHAIGDEAIEEALSALETTDDPAGSRHRIEHVELATDGQLERMAEAGIVASMQPNFHQWAGEGGLYDQRLGTERRNRTNRFRRVLEHDIPLAFGSDCMPLDPLLGIHHAVNAPTDAQRLSVTEAIRAYTHGAAYAGFDEDRLGTLEVGKRADLVVLEESPWDRPERIDEIDVSMTLVDGEVVFEGCEALRRDE, encoded by the coding sequence ATGACCGAGGCCGCCGATCTGGTGCTGACGAACGCGTGGGTCCACTCGCTCGCCGAGGGAGACGACGACCCGAAGGAAGCGCTCGCCGTCCGGGACGGCGAGATCGTCCGGGTGGGGAAAGCCTACGAGATCGAGTTCCTCGAGGGCGTCGAGACCGACGCGATCGACTGCGAGGGACGGGTCGTCCTGCCCGGATTCGTCGACGCACACACCCACGTCGAGAACACGGGTCGGTTCCTGGTCCACGCGGACCTCACCGGCGCGTCCGGCTCCGGGGAGTGTATCGAGCGCCTCTCGGCGAGGGCCGAGGAGAGCGACAGTGAGTGGGTCCAGGGCTTCGGCTACGACGAGAGCGAGTGGACGGGCGACGACCGCGCATACCTCACACGTGACCGCCTCGATCGGGTGAGCGACGAGCGACCCGTCGTCGCCCTGCGGATCGACATGCACGCCGCGTCGCTGAACTCCGTCGCGCTCGAGCGCCTCGCCGACGACCTCCCCGAGGGCGACGTCCGCCGATCGCCCGCCGGCGAGCCGACCGGCGTCGTCGTCGAGGACGCGGCCGAAATCGTCCGCTCTCGGATCGCACCCGGCTACGACGAGACCCGGGAACTCGTCACCGCCGGTCTCGAGCACGCCGCCGCGAAGGGCGTGACGGCCGTCCACGACATGGTCCGTCACTCGCGCTCGCCGCAGGTCTACCGCGACCTCGAGGCGGCGGGCGAACTCCCGACCCGGGTGCGGATCAACTACTGGGCCGACCACGCCGACAGCGTGATCGAGGTCGGCCTCACGACGAACTCGGGGAGCGACCGCGTTCGAACGGGCGCGATCAAGACGTACACCGACGGCAGCATCGGGGCGCGGACGGCGAAACTGTTCGAGCCCTACGAGAGCGACGGCGAGGCGTCGGTTCCCGATTCCGGGGACGACGGAGAGTGGGTTATTACTCCCGAGGAACTCGAGGGGATCGTCGAACAGGCCGACGGCGCCGGATTTCAGGTGACGGCTCACGCCATCGGCGACGAGGCGATCGAGGAGGCGCTGTCGGCCCTCGAGACCACGGACGATCCCGCCGGCTCGCGCCACCGGATCGAACACGTCGAACTCGCGACCGACGGCCAACTCGAGCGGATGGCCGAGGCCGGCATCGTCGCCTCGATGCAACCGAACTTCCACCAGTGGGCCGGCGAGGGCGGGCTCTACGATCAGCGACTCGGCACCGAACGCCGGAACCGGACGAACCGCTTCCGACGGGTGCTCGAGCACGATATCCCCCTCGCGTTCGGCTCGGACTGCATGCCGCTCGACCCGCTGCTGGGGATCCACCACGCGGTCAACGCGCCGACCGACGCGCAGCGGCTGTCGGTCACGGAGGCGATCCGCGCCTACACGCACGGAGCGGCCTACGCCGGCTTCGACGAGGATCGGCTGGGAACCCTCGAGGTCGGAAAGCGAGCGGATCTGGTGGTGCTCGAGGAGTCACCGTGGGACCGCCCCGAACGGATCGACGAGATCGACGTATCGATGACGCTGGTCGACGGCGAGGTCGTCTTCGAGGGCTGCGAGGCTCTGCGCCGGGACGAGTAG
- the nadC gene encoding carboxylating nicotinate-nucleotide diphosphorylase, producing the protein MITNSQIERWLREDVGHHDVTNQVPGETAGRLVAKESGVAAGLEAASAVFDYLGADVLETLEAGTAVDPGDEVLRVEGPAREVLRGERVAVNLVGHASGIATRTRAAVDAARAESDYVRIAATRKTTPGLRGLEKRAVVAGGGDTHRLDLSHMVMVKDNHVAELGLEGAVSQFRERTSFATKLDVEVEAVEDAPRAADAGADIVLLDNMTPEETAAAVDLLADYENVLAEASGGIALETVADYAATGVDVISMGSLTHSAPSLDLSFRTGG; encoded by the coding sequence ATGATCACGAACTCACAGATCGAACGCTGGCTTCGGGAGGACGTCGGCCACCACGACGTCACGAACCAGGTTCCCGGCGAGACGGCCGGTCGACTCGTTGCGAAGGAGTCCGGCGTCGCCGCCGGACTCGAGGCCGCGAGCGCCGTCTTCGACTATCTCGGCGCGGACGTCCTCGAGACGCTCGAGGCCGGAACCGCCGTCGACCCCGGAGACGAGGTCCTCCGCGTCGAGGGACCGGCACGCGAGGTGCTCCGGGGCGAACGCGTCGCCGTGAATCTGGTCGGGCACGCGTCGGGGATCGCGACCCGGACGCGAGCGGCAGTTGATGCAGCCAGAGCGGAATCGGATTACGTGCGGATCGCCGCGACCAGGAAGACCACGCCCGGCCTGCGCGGCCTCGAGAAACGCGCCGTCGTCGCCGGCGGGGGCGACACCCACCGGCTCGACCTCTCGCACATGGTGATGGTGAAGGACAACCACGTGGCCGAACTGGGGCTCGAGGGCGCTGTTTCGCAGTTCCGCGAGCGGACCTCGTTCGCGACGAAACTCGACGTGGAGGTGGAGGCGGTCGAGGACGCCCCGCGGGCGGCCGACGCCGGCGCGGATATCGTCTTGCTCGACAACATGACACCCGAAGAGACGGCGGCCGCCGTCGACCTGCTCGCCGACTACGAGAACGTGCTGGCGGAAGCGAGCGGCGGGATCGCGCTCGAGACCGTCGCCGACTACGCCGCGACCGGCGTCGACGTAATCTCGATGGGATCGCTGACGCACTCGGCCCCGTCGCTCGATCTGTCGTTCCGGACCGGCGGGTAA
- a CDS encoding DUF6653 family protein: MPDRFAKSLSERYFWSRHANPGSVWTFVLAYPTLVLAIYRRDRRLLLGTLGFVAVNPLLFAPPADDEAWATRVVLGERAWLEQGSFFSANALFVAASAPVYLYTLRAAVQRRPLGTAGGTVLSLLLMLLFFRRMARLYEEGPATEPER, from the coding sequence ATGCCCGACCGTTTCGCGAAATCCCTCTCGGAACGATACTTCTGGTCCCGACACGCCAATCCGGGCAGCGTCTGGACCTTCGTCCTCGCGTATCCGACGCTGGTGCTGGCGATCTATCGTCGTGACCGGAGGCTCCTGCTCGGGACGCTCGGATTCGTAGCTGTGAACCCGCTCCTGTTCGCCCCGCCGGCGGACGACGAGGCCTGGGCGACCCGCGTCGTCCTCGGCGAACGAGCGTGGCTCGAGCAGGGATCGTTCTTCTCGGCGAACGCCCTGTTCGTCGCCGCCAGCGCACCAGTGTATCTCTACACGCTCCGGGCGGCCGTCCAGCGCCGGCCGCTCGGGACGGCCGGCGGGACGGTCCTCTCGCTGCTCCTCATGCTTCTGTTTTTCCGTCGAATGGCCCGACTGTACGAGGAGGGGCCGGCGACCGAACCGGAACGGTAA
- the hmgA gene encoding hydroxymethylglutaryl-CoA reductase (NADPH): MTDPASLADRVQEGELRIHELEAEADFDTAAEARRLLIERETDTDLEMIGDYAFPAERAEPNIENMIGAAQVPLGVVGPVAVEGGAADGEHYLPLATTEGALLASVNRGLSVIRSAGGADARVTKNGMTRAPVFRVQGVAEAAETVDWVEDNLESLREAAESTTGHGELLGVEPYVVGDSVYLRFAYDTKDAMGMNMATIATEAACEVVESETPASLVALSGNLCSDKKPAAINAVEGRGRSVTADVVIPGELVEERLHTTAEAIVEANTRKNLVGSAKAGSLGFNAHAANVVGAAFLATGQDEAQVVEGANAITTMDARAGEDGSTDLYASVSLASLEVGTVGGGTKLPTQAEALEILGLRGGGDPAGSNANALAEIIAVGALAGELSLLAALASNHLASAHEDLGR; encoded by the coding sequence ATGACAGACCCCGCGTCCCTCGCAGACCGCGTCCAGGAGGGGGAGCTTCGCATCCACGAACTCGAGGCCGAGGCCGACTTCGACACCGCAGCCGAGGCGCGTCGGCTGCTGATCGAGCGCGAAACTGACACGGATCTCGAGATGATCGGCGACTACGCCTTCCCCGCCGAGCGGGCGGAGCCCAATATCGAGAACATGATCGGCGCGGCCCAGGTGCCGCTGGGTGTCGTCGGCCCCGTCGCCGTAGAAGGGGGTGCCGCCGACGGCGAGCACTACCTCCCGCTCGCGACGACCGAAGGTGCGCTGCTCGCGTCCGTGAATCGCGGCCTCTCGGTGATCCGCTCCGCGGGCGGCGCCGACGCCCGCGTTACGAAGAACGGGATGACCCGCGCCCCCGTGTTTCGGGTCCAGGGCGTCGCCGAAGCCGCCGAGACGGTCGACTGGGTCGAAGACAACCTCGAGTCGCTGCGGGAGGCCGCCGAATCCACGACGGGCCACGGCGAACTGCTGGGGGTCGAGCCCTACGTCGTCGGCGACTCCGTCTACCTGCGCTTCGCCTACGACACGAAGGACGCGATGGGGATGAACATGGCCACGATCGCGACCGAGGCCGCTTGCGAGGTCGTCGAGAGCGAGACGCCCGCCTCGCTCGTCGCGCTCTCCGGAAACCTCTGTTCGGACAAGAAGCCCGCCGCCATCAACGCCGTCGAGGGCCGCGGGCGTTCGGTCACTGCGGACGTCGTGATCCCCGGCGAACTCGTCGAGGAGCGTCTCCACACGACCGCCGAGGCGATCGTCGAGGCCAACACGAGAAAGAACCTGGTCGGCAGCGCCAAGGCGGGCAGTCTGGGATTCAACGCCCACGCGGCCAACGTCGTCGGTGCGGCCTTCCTCGCGACCGGGCAGGACGAGGCCCAGGTCGTCGAGGGCGCGAACGCGATCACGACGATGGACGCTCGAGCGGGCGAGGACGGATCCACCGACCTCTACGCCTCCGTCTCGCTGGCCTCGCTCGAGGTCGGCACCGTCGGCGGCGGGACGAAACTGCCGACCCAGGCCGAGGCGCTCGAGATCCTCGGACTCCGCGGCGGCGGCGATCCGGCGGGTTCGAACGCGAACGCACTCGCCGAAATTATCGCCGTCGGTGCGCTCGCCGGCGAACTCTCCCTGCTCGCGGCGCTGGCTTCGAACCACCTCGCGAGCGCCCACGAGGACCTCGGCCGGTAA